The Mycoplasmopsis mustelae genome has a window encoding:
- a CDS encoding GumC domain-containing protein, producing the protein TNLENQIKAQQQNVAFSTYDEQVAENNLAKVTDLNPKHYTPETYAKLTEEVAKLKEKIKQGQATPADFVGINTQFTANYQQLQKSETGIAYDALQEQLKAAQQFVFDNGDKFPDQVKQVQQQIAQLQDVLNNKDADIQQLQNATKQIKTSTDNAVSQKQQALNNFKQLIQNQIANKNDIYTPESYQAYSDAINKAKVKLNASDTLTNEEILDLQNQIQLAQNQLTIASDKVEAAKSNVEPLVTQLESPEIQKQYQELLKAATTPEKLAKAINDINTAIKDQKVEKETLKDQVQRDIDSIKDPEKKAELQKEFDTLKTSNATNDKFSEFRSQTLAESLKSIFKSQQSTNNADATKDKPENPESKPTNPTNQQPSKSKNTAIIVISVLIALAVIGGLIGAWFAARSIKKKKANK; encoded by the coding sequence TTACTAATTTAGAAAATCAAATCAAAGCACAACAACAAAATGTAGCATTTTCTACTTACGATGAACAAGTGGCTGAAAATAATTTAGCTAAAGTAACTGACTTAAATCCAAAACATTACACACCTGAAACTTATGCTAAATTAACTGAAGAAGTGGCTAAACTTAAAGAAAAAATTAAACAAGGACAAGCTACACCGGCTGATTTTGTGGGAATAAATACTCAATTTACTGCAAATTATCAACAACTTCAAAAATCAGAGACCGGAATTGCTTATGACGCACTTCAAGAGCAATTAAAAGCAGCACAACAATTTGTCTTTGATAACGGTGATAAATTCCCGGATCAAGTCAAACAAGTTCAACAACAAATAGCACAACTTCAAGATGTTTTAAATAATAAAGACGCAGACATACAACAACTTCAAAACGCAACTAAACAAATTAAAACATCAACCGACAATGCAGTATCTCAAAAACAACAAGCATTAAATAACTTTAAACAATTAATTCAAAATCAAATCGCAAATAAAAATGATATTTATACACCCGAAAGTTATCAAGCATACTCAGATGCGATAAATAAAGCAAAGGTTAAATTAAATGCATCTGATACTTTAACTAATGAAGAGATTTTAGACTTACAAAATCAAATTCAACTTGCACAAAATCAATTAACTATCGCAAGCGATAAAGTAGAAGCTGCTAAAAGCAATGTTGAACCATTAGTAACACAGTTAGAATCACCAGAAATACAAAAACAATACCAAGAATTATTAAAAGCAGCTACAACTCCCGAAAAATTAGCTAAAGCAATTAATGATATTAATACCGCTATTAAGGATCAAAAAGTTGAGAAAGAAACTTTAAAAGATCAAGTTCAAAGAGATATTGATTCGATTAAAGATCCCGAGAAAAAAGCAGAATTACAAAAAGAATTTGATACGCTAAAAACATCAAATGCAACCAATGATAAATTCTCAGAATTCAGATCTCAAACATTAGCAGAATCACTTAAATCAATATTTAAATCACAACAATCAACAAATAATGCTGATGCTACTAAAGATAAACCTGAAAATCCAGAATCAAAACCTACAAATCCTACAAACCAACAACCTTCAAAATCAAAAAATACTGCAATTATTGTTATCTCAGTATTAATTGCTCTTGCGGTAATTGGTGGATTAATTGGTGCTTGATTTGCTGCTCGTTCAATCAAAAAGAAGAAAGCTAATAAATAA
- a CDS encoding terminase TerL endonuclease subunit — MNYFKHSLWENVNEFIKNIATEQIDEPTSYALKVYQNKIVASEMVRLQAARHLLFLYHQSTDPDFGFIYDASAYQKVADFAKHIIIPETKKPFIFTDFRAFITGFVFGWRYRNDPSRNITTEVFDIEARKQWKSSFWAMIALATSLGLLKDGAAEVYFCGPHKESSKIPYKIALGYIKTSKKIKKLFERANSVRIISKKMGEIKALPFDKAGLEGKNPSLVILTEYHLHKDETMQESAMTSKNLSRKNQLIVYDTTKGANIESVCFHRERDYKNFLISQILNPESIHPNFSVFLFCAELDEADWENWKDSKLWKKSNPGLGVTVSLQDLEAEASKITNISAEAEFKIKRLGIWVNTGMAYFSFSDIMESQKANKAKVEEYLQHHNLKELNALMGIDLSSTSDTTAICLNWEIPQADGESIYLFKIHSFIPSDSIAKKEISDKARYRQWLQQGLLTASQGKVIDYSLVVDKIREWKNLYNIKKLLYDRWRFFAVKDNILKNEVFSDEQVQDVKQGVYLNPAFQQFEIKLRNKKIYILDDNELVFSHILNVEVQHSKNSTETFLIKKLSTNSRIDAFIAMLNTISWRHNITDKTTEAFFDLIS, encoded by the coding sequence ATGAATTATTTTAAGCATTCTCTCTGAGAAAATGTTAATGAGTTTATTAAAAACATAGCAACCGAACAAATAGACGAGCCAACATCGTATGCGTTAAAGGTGTATCAAAATAAGATAGTCGCCTCTGAAATGGTGCGATTACAAGCCGCAAGGCATCTTTTGTTTTTATATCACCAATCAACCGACCCCGACTTTGGTTTTATCTATGATGCGAGTGCATATCAAAAGGTCGCAGACTTTGCGAAGCATATTATCATACCGGAAACAAAAAAGCCGTTTATCTTTACCGACTTTCGCGCATTTATCACGGGATTTGTTTTCGGATGACGATATAGAAACGACCCGAGTCGCAATATTACGACCGAAGTCTTTGACATCGAAGCGCGTAAGCAATGGAAAAGCAGTTTTTGAGCGATGATAGCATTAGCGACATCTTTAGGACTTTTAAAAGACGGAGCGGCCGAAGTATATTTTTGTGGGCCGCATAAAGAAAGCTCGAAAATACCTTACAAAATTGCGCTCGGTTACATTAAGACAAGCAAGAAAATTAAAAAACTTTTTGAGCGAGCTAATAGTGTAAGAATTATTAGCAAAAAGATGGGTGAAATTAAAGCGCTCCCTTTTGATAAAGCGGGATTGGAAGGGAAGAATCCATCCTTAGTTATCTTAACTGAGTATCATTTACATAAAGACGAAACGATGCAAGAAAGCGCGATGACATCTAAAAATTTAAGTAGGAAAAACCAATTAATAGTGTATGATACTACTAAGGGAGCAAATATTGAGTCGGTGTGTTTTCACCGCGAACGAGATTATAAGAATTTTTTAATTTCGCAAATTTTAAACCCTGAAAGCATTCATCCTAATTTTTCTGTGTTTTTGTTTTGTGCAGAATTAGATGAAGCAGATTGAGAAAATTGAAAAGATAGCAAATTATGGAAAAAGAGTAACCCGGGATTGGGTGTTACCGTTTCATTGCAAGACTTAGAAGCAGAAGCATCAAAAATTACCAACATAAGCGCCGAGGCTGAGTTTAAGATTAAGCGACTTGGGATTTGAGTTAATACAGGAATGGCCTACTTTTCATTCTCCGATATAATGGAGAGTCAAAAAGCAAACAAGGCCAAAGTGGAGGAATATCTACAACACCACAACCTGAAAGAATTAAATGCATTGATGGGAATCGACTTATCAAGCACGAGCGATACAACGGCTATATGTTTGAACTGAGAAATCCCGCAAGCAGATGGTGAAAGTATTTACCTTTTTAAAATTCACTCCTTTATACCATCGGATTCAATCGCTAAGAAAGAAATAAGCGATAAAGCACGATACCGGCAATGATTGCAGCAGGGACTACTCACAGCATCGCAAGGGAAAGTGATTGATTATTCGTTGGTAGTTGATAAAATAAGAGAATGAAAAAATTTATACAATATTAAGAAATTATTATACGACCGATGACGATTTTTTGCAGTTAAAGACAACATCTTAAAAAATGAAGTTTTTAGTGACGAACAAGTCCAGGACGTAAAGCAGGGAGTATATTTAAATCCCGCCTTTCAACAGTTTGAGATTAAGTTAAGAAATAAAAAAATTTATATATTAGATGACAACGAATTAGTGTTTTCACATATTTTAAATGTAGAGGTGCAACATTCTAAAAATAGTACCGAGACTTTTTTAATTAAAAAACTATCAACCAATTCGCGCATCGATGCATTTATTGCGATGCTTAATACCATAAGTTGAAGACATAATATAACAGATAAAACGACGGAAGCATTTTTTGATTTAATATCTTAA
- a CDS encoding Cof-type HAD-IIB family hydrolase: protein MQKPKIIFIDLDGTTIDGPGEKFWQKEITEYTKDIVQKVQKTIPVVVSTGRGVNPKTLKIVQSLGSNTYIAWNGAQTVINGEVAHSAKIPAEIANELFTEIKRNKCFVVYNSNPRDYAYTKNRFYRLIMGFGKKTAKKFSQYDPNFEPLKALIWSLSKKKILKLANEWSEKFDGKLNVSLSGSNNIIEITNIGISKGDEEVRLCQLWGINPTDAMHIGDSMNDASAKGKVGKLVAMANSVSELKEIADEITEYPCNESGLARYLHKFIEK, encoded by the coding sequence ATGCAAAAACCAAAAATAATTTTTATTGACTTAGATGGCACCACGATTGATGGTCCAGGCGAAAAATTTTGACAAAAAGAAATAACTGAATACACTAAAGATATAGTTCAAAAGGTTCAAAAAACAATTCCTGTAGTTGTTTCTACCGGTCGTGGTGTAAATCCTAAAACCTTAAAAATAGTTCAATCTTTAGGGTCTAATACATATATTGCTTGAAATGGTGCACAAACTGTTATAAACGGCGAAGTAGCACATTCTGCTAAAATACCTGCAGAAATTGCAAATGAATTATTTACTGAAATTAAGCGTAATAAATGTTTTGTGGTTTATAATTCAAATCCAAGAGATTATGCATATACTAAAAATCGTTTTTATCGTTTAATTATGGGTTTTGGTAAGAAAACTGCTAAAAAGTTTTCACAGTATGATCCAAATTTTGAACCTTTAAAAGCTTTAATTTGAAGTTTATCAAAAAAGAAAATTTTAAAATTAGCTAATGAATGATCTGAAAAATTTGATGGAAAATTAAATGTCTCATTAAGTGGAAGCAATAACATCATTGAGATAACTAATATCGGTATTTCTAAAGGTGATGAAGAAGTTAGACTATGCCAACTTTGAGGTATTAATCCTACTGACGCAATGCATATTGGTGATTCGATGAATGACGCGTCAGCAAAAGGTAAAGTTGGTAAATTAGTTGCAATGGCTAATTCAGTTTCAGAATTAAAAGAAATAGCCGATGAAATAACTGAATATCCATGTAATGAATCTGGACTGGCACGATATTTACATAAATTTATCGAGAAATAA